A genomic stretch from Candidatus Omnitrophota bacterium includes:
- a CDS encoding polysaccharide biosynthesis/export family protein, whose translation MTIRKLRIFVLAILVAGLLAPPVGAEAVKELVDPSVPSFDALDETYLLGPGDEVDVFIYQHADLSRAVKVRRDGKISYPLAGEILADGRSLEQLGQDLSERISKTVRDPQITVMLKTMRTEQILIMGEVISPGLMTMEEEPISALMAIGKAQGWTGSAVLNSTIIVRRLHSQRPQVARLRLWDAIRHGAVENDILLQPGDIVYVPKSFIADVMDFLAQLHVSPSVTPRADFRYIRIGGSSTYNANVNVQ comes from the coding sequence ATTCTAGTTGCCGGGCTCCTTGCGCCTCCGGTGGGTGCCGAGGCGGTCAAAGAGCTCGTCGACCCTTCTGTTCCCTCCTTTGACGCGTTGGATGAAACCTACCTTTTGGGCCCCGGTGATGAAGTGGATGTCTTTATCTACCAGCATGCGGATCTTTCCCGGGCAGTGAAGGTGCGCCGGGACGGGAAAATCTCCTATCCGCTTGCAGGCGAGATTTTGGCGGACGGGCGGAGCCTGGAGCAGCTGGGCCAGGACCTGTCTGAACGGATTTCAAAGACCGTTCGGGACCCGCAGATCACTGTCATGCTCAAAACCATGCGCACAGAGCAAATTTTGATTATGGGCGAGGTCATCAGCCCGGGCCTGATGACCATGGAAGAAGAGCCGATCAGCGCACTTATGGCCATCGGCAAGGCCCAGGGCTGGACAGGTTCCGCAGTGCTCAACAGCACGATTATCGTGCGGCGCCTGCACTCGCAGCGGCCGCAAGTGGCGCGGCTTCGCCTTTGGGATGCCATCCGGCACGGGGCCGTGGAGAACGATATCCTTCTGCAGCCCGGGGATATTGTGTACGTGCCGAAGAGCTTTATTGCGGATGTGATGGATTTTCTCGCGCAGCTGCATGTATCCCCGAGTGTGACACCACGGGCTGATTTCAGATATATCCGGATCGGCGGGTCCAGTACCTATAACGCCAACGTGAACGTGCAATAA